CCTCGCTTCAAAGATCAAAGGTCTCCAAATCCCTGAAAAAGGTGATTCTGGAGAAGTACAGCAGCAGTTGATAGAAATCATCCGCAGTTACCGCACAGAACGGACAAAGGGAGTCATTGCCCAGTTCAGCAGAAACAACTATGACGAAACCTTGTTTTTCAGTCGCATAGGAAGCGGTTCGCTTGGGGGCAAAGGAAGAGGACTGGCCTTCATTGACATGGAACTTCGTTCCAGTGGGATTTTGGACAAATATCCAAACATTTACCTGTCCATTCCCAGAACAGTCGTTGTCACCACAGACCAATTCTCCCAGTTCCTCGAAGACAATGCCTTGACTGATATCATTTCCAGCGAAATGCCTGACAATAACCTTCTGAAAATATTTCTGTCAAAGCCCTTGTCCTCGGAATTGGTTCTCAACCTGAGCGAAATCATACAGGTAATCCGTCAGCCAATCTCAGTGAGGTCCTCCTCATTACTCGAAGACTCCCACTTCCAGCCGTTTGCCGGAGTATACGAAACCTGCATGATTCCTAATTGCGGGAATGATAAGCAACGCCTGGACGAGCTTTGCGATGCAATCCGGTGTGTCTGGGCCTCGACCTTTTTCCGCAGGGCCAAGGAATACCTGAAAGCAACCGACCATATGATGGAAGACGAGAAAATGGCGGTTGTCATCCAGCAGGTAATCGGGAGCGAACATGGGTCCTACTGGTATCCCAACATCAGTGGGGTTGCCCGATCCTTGAACTATTATCCGATCGGAGGAGAAAAACCCGAGGACGGGGTTGGAATGCTCTCCTTCGGCTTTGGAAAATCCGTTGTCGACAATGGCTCGGTCTTCCGGTTCTCCCCAACCCATCCAAAACGACCGGTTCAGTTCCTTGGGGGCACCCAGTCCAGCGCGCAGAACAATTTCTACGCATTGAATCTGAACACCGGATACCACCCGCTGGAAAAAGACGGTCCGGAAAACCTTGAACTCTTGGATCTGGAAGAAGCCGAGAAACACCCTGAGTCACTTCGGTATATCGCAAGCACCTATGACAGGGAAACAGGTTCGCTTACAGAGAGCATCAGAAGTGTGGGCCACAAGGTCATTACGTTCAATGGCATCCTCAAATATGATGCATTCCCCCTTGCCTCTATCGTAAAAGACATCCTGGAGCTGGGAACCCATGCAATGAGCACTCCTATCGAGATTGAGTTTGCTGTCAATCTAAACAGAAAAGCTCCCAAAAAACCTGAGTTCAGCCTCCTGCAGATCCGCCCGATTGCACAGGGAAACGAAGAAAACGATGTACAGATTTCCGATATGGAAAGAAAAGAATCAATTGTATATTCAAATGTCATCATGGGGAACGGAAAGATTACCGATATAAAAGACCTGATTTATATTAAACAGGAAACCTTTGACCCCGCAAAAATGCATGCAATGGCTTTGGAACTGGATATGCTCAATGCAAACATGGTACTCGAGGAGAAAGACTACGCCCTCATCGTGGCAGGGAGGCTCGGTTCCTGCGACCCTTGGCTGGGAATCCCCGTATCGTGGTCGCAGATTTCCCGCTCCAGGGTAATCGTCGAGACAGGATTCCCGGGGTTTCAGGTAGAACCGAGCCAAGGGACCCATTTCTTTCAGAATATGACCTCCCTGGGTTGCATCTACATGACAGTAAACCCTTCTTACAAGGCAGGGAAACTGGATTTCGAAAAACTCAAGGATTATCCGGTTTTCGAACAAACCAACCATTTCCTCCATATACGGACAGAAAAGCCGCTTACCATCAAGGTAAACGGCTTCAAAGGAGAAGGGGTGCTCTGCCTATAACAGCCTAACGCTCGACCTGCTGCAAAAAAGCATCCCAAAGGTTGTCATGCTGCGGGTCGGCAACAATCTCTACTTCTGTTTTCTTCACCGGATGTAAAAAAGAAATCTTTCTTGCATGCAGGCAGATTCCCCCGTCAGGATTGCTTCTCGATGCCCCATATTTCAAGTCACCCTTGATATGCAGGCCAATTGCTGCCAACTGCGCCCTTATCTGATGGTGGCGCCCTGTATGCAATTGGATTTCCAAAAGGAAATAGGTCTTGGAAGAAGCAATCAACCGGTAGTCCAGCTTTGCAAGCTTACTACCTTTCCTTTCGACGGGAGTGGCAATGCTCTTGTTCGGCTTGGGGTCCCGTATGAGATAATGGACAAGTGTCCCTTCATCCTGTGGGGGAACCTTATCGACTATAGCCCAGTAGATTTTCTTAACTGCACTACCTTTGAACATTTCATTGAGCCGGACAAGGGCCTTTTCTGTCTTTGCATATACGACAATACCGCTGGTTGGACGGTCAAGGCGATGAGGAATCCCCAGATAGACATTCCCTTCCTTGTGATAGGTATCCCTCAGGTATTGCTTGGCTTTGTCAGCAAGGGTCTGGTCTCCTGTAGCATCCCCTTGGACCAACTCTCCGCAAAGTTTATTCAAAACCAGCAGGTGATTGTCCTCAAAGAGAATCCTCTCTTGTATGCCCATTATTCTTTCTCCTCATCGAACAACGTCGGTTCGCTCTTATTCTCATGCACAATTTCCTTCACTCCCCTGAGGCGGATCGTGGCAATATCCTTGACAACGATTCGGACCCCATTGGCTTTGACACCCTTGGTCAGGTAATCGGAAAAGTAGAATTTCTCTTCAAGGATCCTCAACCCGGGCTTTGGTTTGTAGGTAACTGTCAGCTCTGCATTCGGAAGCGTAGAGAGCTTGACCAGCTTGTAGTTTCCCTCGGGAACCAACGGATATACCTTCTTCAGCGTATAGGAACTTATCTGGCATCGCTTCAAAAAGAGATATTTATAGGTTTTTTCCTGGTAGAGTAGCGTAAAGGTAACTTTTGCAAGCTCACTTTTGTCAGCATAGCCGCAAAACAGCAAGCCTTTTCCTACAAATTCTTTCTCCGGGGCATCAATGACCTGGTAGGTTCCATCTTTACGGATAACCAGTACCCGGTCGAATGTACTGACTTCCAGCATCTGGCTTCCCGTCTTAACCCCATATCCCAGATATCCGTTTGAAGGGTCATATTTGACCGAAAGGTTCCGTTCGGCAACTTCCTTGATGGCGATAGTCTCGAAACTGTTTACCTTGGTTTTCCTTTTATGGAGTTCGGTTCCCAGCATTTTCTTGAGTTCCTGGATATAATCCAAGGCATACGCGACAAGATTGGCGAGTTTTTTCTCGATTTCGTGTAACTGGCTGTTTATACCCTCGATTTCCTCACGGTTTTTCTCAATATCGAATAAGCTTATCCGCCGTATGGGAATTTTGAGCAACCGCTCGACATCCTCGTCATCGATAGGCCTGAAAAGCTGTTCGGAGAAAGGTTTGAACCCAGAGACGACAGCTTTATTGACTTCGTCGGCACTCTTTTTCTGTTCAATCCGCTTATAAATCCGTTCTTCTATGAAAATGCGTTCCAATGTCCGAGCATGGAGCCTGTCGATAAGGTGTCCTTTTTCCAGTTCAAGCTCAGCTTTCAATACTTCAATCAGATGATGGGAATGGAACTCGAGGATTTCTGATATTCCCATGATCGTCGGGAGATTGTCGCGGATTACCAGAGGGTTTACCGAGATTTTCGTCTCGCAGACCGTATAGGCATAGAGGGCATCGATAATATCCTCTGCATACGTATTGCGTGCAAGATTAATCTCGATATTGACCCTGTCAGATGTATAGTCGTTGATCGAACTGATCTTCAACTTGCCTTTCTTTGCCGCATCCTCAACTGAATGGATCATCATCTCACTGGTAGTCCCATAGGGCAGTTCCTCGATAATGATCTTCTTCGGGTCGGAAGTGTTCAGCTTTGCCCTGATCGATACAGTACCCCTGCCATTCTGGTAATCTTTCACATCGACGATACCACCCCCGGGAAAATCGGGATACAGGATAAAACTTTCGCCTTTCAGACATGCAGCCATGGCATCGAGAACCTCAAGCGCATTATGGGGAAGAAGAATGGTACTCATCCCTACGGCAATACCGGTAACGCCCTGGATAAGGACTACAGGAATCTTTGCCGGGAAAAAAACCGGTTCCTTGTTTCTTCCGTCATAAGAATCGACAAACTCAGTCAGTTCGGGGTTATAGAGAACTTTCTTCGCAAAAGGCAAGAGACGACATTCGATATACCTGGCGGCAGCGGCACTGTCCCCGGTCATGAAGTTTCCGAAGTTTCCCTGTCGTTCGATGAACAAATCACAGTTGGCAAGGTTTACCAAAGCCTCATAGATTGAAGCATCGCCATGGGGATGATAACGCATGGACCACCCCACTACGTTGGCTACCTTGTGGAATTTTCCATCATCCATCTCAAACAGGGAATGTATGATTCTCCGCTGGACAGGTTTGAAGCCGTCCATCAAGTCAGGTATTGCCCTTTCTTTGATAACATAGGAAGCATATTCAAGAAAATTTTGTTTGAAAACCGATTGTGCCTGTGCCATCAGATTAAGTTCTCCATGATAAAGTCTCTCCGCTGGGGTGTATTGTTGCCCATGTAGAACTCAAGGGTCTTGTGCATTTCGTTCATTCCAGGGATAGATACCGGGACAAGTCGGATTTCTTCGCCTATGAACTGACCGAACTCCTTGGGGTCGATCTCTCCGAGGCCCTTGAACCTGGTCACCTCGCTGTTACGGATCTGTGCAATCGCATTGTCGCGTTGCTTTTCCGAATAGCAATACACTGTCTGTTGCTTATTCCGCACCCTGAATAATGGGGTCTCGAGGATATACAACCGGCCGGCAAGGACAAGGTCCTCGAAATAGGTTAAAAAATAGGTCATCAATAGGTTACGGATATGAAATCCGTCGTTATCGGCATCGGTTGCAATGATAACTTTCCCATAGCGGAGCCCCTCGACCCCATTCTCGATCCCTAAGGCAACCATCATGTTATACAGCTCGGCATTCTTGTAGATTTCAGTCCGTTTCTTACCAAATACGTTGAGAATCTTGCCTCTCAGGCTGAACACCGCCTGCGTCATGACATCACGGGTTTTCGTTATGGTTCCAGAGGCAGAGTCCCCTTCGGTGAGAAAGATTACCGAACGTTCGCATTCATCCTGATGGGAGGTACTCTGTCCGAGATGGTATTTGCAATCCTTGAGCTTAGGAATGTTCAGAGATACTTTCTTTGCCGATTCCCTTGCCCCTTTTTTCACTTCGTTGAGCTCTTTGCGAAGCGTCTCATTATTGATGACTTTCTGGTTGAGTTTGTTGGCGTCCTCAGGATTCTTCAATAAGAAATCAATGATCGCATCCTTGACCTCACTTACTATCCAGGACCGTATCTCGGTATTACTCAGCTTGTTTTTTGTCTGCGATTCGAAGACGGGATCCTTTACCTTGATGGCAATGGCCCCCACTATTCCATCGCGTACATCCTGGGGAGCCCAGTTTTTCTTGAAATACTCGTTTATCCCCTTGAGTATACCTTCTTTGAAAGCACTCTGATGAGTCCCCCCATCATTGGTATGCTGCCCATTCACGTACGAAAAATAGTTTTCCCCATAGGAACCGGGAAGATGGGTAAAGGCAAACTCAATCTGCTTTGAGCGGCTGTGGATAATCGTATACAGCGATTCACTCCCCACTTCCTTGTCGAGTAAATCAAGCAAACCATGGGCTGATTTATACACTTTGTTATTGAAATCGATGGAAAGCCCCGTATTCAGGTATGCATACCCCCATATCCGGGAAATGATAAAATCCTCATTGAAGGCATAGTCACCGAACAACTCCTTGTCAGGGACAAAACTTACCATGGTTCCATCGGGTTCAGGACATGTCCCCGTATCTTGGCTTACCAAGAAACCTTTGCTAAAGGAAGCCGAGGAAAATTTTCCTTCCCGATAAGCCGTAACGGTAAAGGAAGAGGAAAGTGCATTTACCGCTTTCGTCCCTACCCCGTTGAGGCCAACGGAAAACTGGAACACATCATCGCTGTATTTTGCCCCAGTGTTGATAATCGATACACAGTCGACGACTTTTCCAAGGGGGATGCCTCTTCCATAGTCTCGAACAGTAACTGTATTGTCTTTGACTTTTACAAAGACCTTGCTTCCAAACCCCATGATAAATTCGTCGACACTGTTGTCGATGACTTCCTTGAGGAGAATATATATGCCGTCATCGACATGGGTACCGTTGCCTAAACGGCCGATATACATGCCAGGACGTTTTCGAATATGTTCCAACGCACTTAGGGTTTGGATTTTTGATTCGTCGTAGGTAGATTGTGCCATAGCACACGATTATAACAGATTTACCCTACAAAGGCAAAAGCATCGAAAAGAGATATTGTCTTCAAATAATACGTACTGTAAGCTATGAACATGAATAATCTACTGTGTATCTATCTCATCCTGTGCACCCTCCATTTGACATTCCTGAGCGAAGGATTGCCTAGATTATCCCATACTACCAAACTATTGCTCATGCCAGCCCTGCTCGCCTATTTCCTTTCCCTCCAGACAGAGGGTGGAATTTCAACCCTTTTGGTAACGCTTGCCCTTCTTTTAGGAACCATAGGCGATGCCTTCTTGCTCAACAACCACAAGGGGAAACTCTTTTTTGCAGGAATGGGCAGTTTTTTCCTTGGTCATATCTGTTATGGTACCTATCTGGCCCTACACTACAAAAGCGGCGTCTACCTCTTGGTGGCTGCACTGTTTTTACTCTATCCCTTGTTTCGTATCATCAAGAGCCTCCAAGTACCTCCCTATGGCGTGTGTCTGGGAATTTATGCTACCATACTTGCAGTACTCATTGCCTTGAGCGCAGGAAGCGGTTCACTTTTTTGTACCCTTGGAGCCATTGCCTTTTCTTTTTCCGATTATTTCATAGCAAAGGACACCATTGGGGAAAAAACCTATAGTCCGACTGCAGTAATGGGAACCTATACGTTGGCACAGCTGCTTTTAATCCTAGGGATTCTATCAATACAGGGGGTATGGTGAGATGCCAGAATGGAAAAAATTTACCTCGGTCCATAAACAGAAAGAAGGATTGAGCCCGGGAACCCTTGTGTATGTAGGAGATACGGAAAGCGAAGAAACTGTCGTCGTAACCCATTTCTTCAATGAAAACGACTATATATGCAGCAAGGGCATGGAAGAACCGGTTGAGGGAAAACGAACCTGGGTCCAGATATCAGGACTATCCGATATCAGGACCATTGCAGAGATTGGCAAACGGTATAATATCTCCAACCTTAGCCTTGAAGATGCCCTCTCTACCGACCAGCGGCCGAAAATCGAATTTGCCAGTACCTATTTCTTCATTACCATGAGGATCCTCGACACTCCGGACAAAACAGAAGAGCAAATAAGTTTCTTTGTAGGCAAGGACTGGCTTGTTTCGATAAGCGAACATACAAGCGATGTATTAAACCCTGTCATAAAGCAACTGGGTAGTGAAGACAACCGACTGAGAAGCAGTACACCAGACAGGCTTGTCCATGCGCTCACAGACAGGATAGCAGACCAATATTTGGTCAGGGCAGATGAACTGGATATGCAAACCGAAGCCTTGGAAGAACTGGTAGTAAACCAAGCTGAAAAAGTGACGGCTTCCATGATTCACAGGCACAAAAGGGCCATTCTCCACCTCAGGAGAATTTCCATGCCTCTTAAGGAGCTTTTCAACACCCTGTCAAAAGGGGAAACGCCTTTTGTCAGTGCATCTTCCGTTCCCTTCTTCCGGGATACATTTGACCATGTGCTTTGGCTCTCCGAGGAATGTGAGACACTGAGGGATACCAGCCAAGGACTCATGGAAGTCTATATCTCTAGCTTGGATATGAAAATGAATAGGATTATGAAAGTGCTTACAATCATATCGACCATATTCATACCGATTACCTTTATTACCGGTATGTATGGGATGAACTTCATCCATATGCCCTATATAACAAAAACAGCCTGGGGATTCTCCTTTGTCATAGGTTTTTGCATAGTGCTCTCTATCTGGATGATTTTCTGGTTTAAAAAGAAAAAATGGTGGTAACGGCAAATCTCGAGGGAGTTTCCCTCAAAGTCCTCACCGAGGCCTTCAACGCAGCCTTTGGCGATTACCATTTCTCGCAGCAGATGAGTGAACAGCAACTCAACGAGAACCTCACGCGCAACGGGTACGAACCAAACGCCTCGACTGGTCTCTTTGACGATGCAAAACTTATCGGATTCGTGCTAAACGGAATCAGGGACAACCAAGCCTATGACTGTGGGACAGCAATTATCCCCGCTTTCCGAGGTAAGGGATATTCCCACCTGCTCATAGAAAAAACCCTTGAATCATTGCATCAAAACTATATCGATTCCTGGATTTTGGAAGTCCTTAGCGAGAACACACGGGCAAAAGAGCTCTATATGAAAAAAGGCTTCCTCTTGCTGCGAAAATTCAATTGCTATTCACTTACCCAGAAGCTAGGGCCCCCAGATGGTTCTGTTACCCTTTCACTTGAAAACCCATCCCTGCTCGAAAAGAAGACGGATTGCAGCCCAAGCTGGCAAAACAGCAACGATTCGGTACGGGCAGGACTGATCGGAGTTTGGTCAATTCAATCACAAGGGGAAAAGGCTGGCTATCTTTGTTTCTCCAAAAAAACTGGTTCGATAGCCCAATTATTCATATACCCTAGCTTTAGAAACAAAGGAATAGCGAATGAGGCTATCAAATATGCCCAAACATTGTCCCAAACCAAAACCTTGAAGTACATCAACATCGATGCAGCGTACACTCCATTGAACCGATTCCTCACAAAAACAGGGTTTACCCTTCTCACGACCCAGGAGGAACTCATCATGGATTTTAGCGGCAAAAAGGAATAGGGAACTGTAAAACCGATGCAAGAAACTACCTATACAATTCGCCTTCTTCAAGACGGAGAGGAACCTGAGCTTTTAGCTCTCATGAGAGCTACTTTCGAACCAAGCATGGAAAAAATCTTCTATATCCATCCAGCATCGACGCTCGTTGCAGAATACGATGGCCAGCTTGTTGCCGGAATAAACCTTGATATCTACCCTGTAAACAAAAATACAAAGATGGGATATATAGGTTGGCTCTACACAGCTAGCAGTCATAGGGGAAACGGCCTTGCAGGGAAACTGATCGAGCAGGCACTTCCCTTCCTCAAGGAACAGGGTTGCACCGATGTGTGTGCCTGCGTTGAGGGTGACAACCCCTCATCCTTCAAACAGCTCGTCAGACAAGGGTTCTCCATCCTATCGTTGAAAGAGCAGGTACAGCTGTTTCGTTTTGGCATCCTGAAAGTCTACAGACATGCCTCGCGTTTCTTTGACATGGGTTATTTCCTCTATCATTACTGCCTTGCAGATCCCAGTGAAACACTCTCGGAACAAACCCCTGCAAAAGCCTTTGCCCTGACCCTGCTTGGCAATACAGTCCTATGGGTAGTTTGTCTCAAAGGATGGAATCTCTTACATCTGGTTGGAATGTTTACAGGGAATCCCCAGTGGGCAAGTGGACTTACCGAAGGTTTCAATGGGCCACTGGTGGGAGGACTTCCCGTTGTACTCCTCCTTGTCCCCCCTCTGTTTCTGATAATCAGAACCCTGGCAATGGAATTAAGTGCGAAAATCCAAAAGATAGACCTGGTTTACAAGGGATGGGACACCGCTTGGATAACAGCCTTTCTATCCTCTTTCCTGATTGGTTTTCCCTTTCCTGTACCGGGGAACCTGTATATCGAGGGAAATGACTGGGATACGAAAACCATGCAACCTAAACTTACTATGCTAGCTCGTACTTCCCAGCTGGCCATTGGGATCGGGTGTCTGTTTTTTGCAGATAGTTTTGCCTTACGGTATCCTCTCACTTTGCTTGCTCTCGATACGTTGTTTTTCTTCTACCCGTTCTGTGGGTTCAATGCCCGGAGGCTTCATTTCGGCGGGCCTGCAACCAAGACAAGCTCTTTGGCTTTACTACTTGCCGTTTCGCTCTTTGTATTGCTATAATACAGCATTATGGATGACCCGTTACCTAGAATAGGGGGTTCGAGAGAACTCCCCGCCAGTTTACCTGCGGCAATGGTGTGCAAATGAACACACAATTGATAGCAATATGTATTTTGTTGGTTTTGTCTGCAGTCTTTTCTGCCACAGAAACCGCATTCACCTCGCTTTCCTATATTCAACAGAAAACCCTGGAAAACAAAAGAAGCCGTAGCGCGAGAATGGCCTACAAACTATGCCAGAAAAGCGATGTTCTCATTACCACAGTCCTCGTGGGGAACAATGTGGTAAATATCAGCGTATCCTCGCTGGTAACCACTTACGCATTAAGGGTGTTCGGGAATAATACGGTAGGGTATGCAACAGGCCTTTTGACCCTCGTTATCCTTATATTCGGGGAAATCACTCCAAAACAGATTGCCTTGAACCATAACATGAAAATTGCGACCTTCATGGCCTATCCCATCAGATTTCTCACCCTGGCCCTTTTTCCTGTCATATGGCTGCTGAGAATTTTATCCAAGGGAATCACTCACCTCTTTGCAAAAAATACAGAACCTAGGATTACTGCCGAAGGCGTAATGCATATGGTCGATGCGGCAGAGGATTTCGGGGTTGTCGATGAATATGAATCAGGGCTCATGCAAAGGGCCATCCATTTCAGCGCGATGCAGGTCAAAACAATCATGACCCATAGGACCGATGTATTCTGCATCAACGACGAAATGAGCATAAGGCAGGCCTTTCCGCTAATCGTGGAAAGCGGCTTTTCGCGTACCCCAATCTATCATGGCAATAGCGAGGATATCACCGGTATCCTTTTGATACGGGATATTCTCAGGGCACAGATTGAAGGAAACCTCGACGAGCGTGTTATAACAATTGCGAGAAAACCCGCATTTGTCCCAGAACAGATGCATCTTGATGATGTGTTTTTCCTTTTCAAGAGAGACAAACTCCAGCAGGCAATCGTATTGGATGAATATGGCGGATTCAGTGGGGTAGTTACCATGGAAGATGTCGCAGAACAACTGTTCGGGGAGCTGTATGACGAACATGAAAGCAGGTTCCCTGAAAGGATTGTCGAGAGTGAGCAGACTCCTGGGACCTATAGGGTCATGGCCGACACTCCCTTTATGCAGCTTATCGATGAACTTTCGCTCCATTATGCCCCCAACGGAAAAACAAGTACCGTCGCGTCGTATCTGATGGATCTCACCGGAGACATTCCCCAGGAAGGCGATATTTTACAATCGCCGTTAGGAACCTTCAGGATCATAACCATGAAGGGAAACAGGATGGAAGAGGTTGAGTTTTCCCCGACGGTAGACGACGGAACACTGTAGAAACCGTTTTGTTGCTCGCATAAAGAGCGGTTGACGTTGACGGAAAATTGATGCAAATGTATGATTGCTCTCATGAGCAAATATCCTTTCCATGAAATAGAAACCAAGTGGCAGAAGTACTGGGAAGAAAACCAGACTTTTGCAGTAACTGAAGACATCTCCGTCCCCCCTGAGAAACGAAAATATGTCCTGGACATGTTTCCCTATCCCTCCGGAGCTGGCTTGCATGTAGGACACCCTGAAGGGTATACCGCCACAGACATATACTGCCGGTATCTAAGGATGAACGGATACAATGTCCTGCATCCGATGGGCTTCGACTCTTTCGGGCTACCAGCAGAGAACTATGCCATCAAGACAGGGACCCACCCCAAGGCAACTACGGAAA
The sequence above is a segment of the Sphaerochaeta pleomorpha str. Grapes genome. Coding sequences within it:
- a CDS encoding hemolysin family protein, which encodes MNTQLIAICILLVLSAVFSATETAFTSLSYIQQKTLENKRSRSARMAYKLCQKSDVLITTVLVGNNVVNISVSSLVTTYALRVFGNNTVGYATGLLTLVILIFGEITPKQIALNHNMKIATFMAYPIRFLTLALFPVIWLLRILSKGITHLFAKNTEPRITAEGVMHMVDAAEDFGVVDEYESGLMQRAIHFSAMQVKTIMTHRTDVFCINDEMSIRQAFPLIVESGFSRTPIYHGNSEDITGILLIRDILRAQIEGNLDERVITIARKPAFVPEQMHLDDVFFLFKRDKLQQAIVLDEYGGFSGVVTMEDVAEQLFGELYDEHESRFPERIVESEQTPGTYRVMADTPFMQLIDELSLHYAPNGKTSTVASYLMDLTGDIPQEGDILQSPLGTFRIITMKGNRMEEVEFSPTVDDGTL